A single genomic interval of Chitinophaga sp. 180180018-3 harbors:
- a CDS encoding FecR domain-containing protein: MKPDKEYLIQLVLFEISGKIRDEEKTELHRIIASDNGAKRLYNELYADYGTSSDYNWGAGEVWNNIHRKQRKRLTGICISGIAAIAIIFAGIRFMKPVPKIQPVAGNSKHIQLQLSGGQLIDLSQQQGQVAAGGTVLQNNRQQLHFDAAGSGAPEYATLTVPAGKEYTVHLPDGSDIQLNAETRLMFPMTFSGDTRDITIHGEAYLKIARIPEKPFVVHLPGTTVQVIGTEFNVNTYTDKQVKVSLVKGAVKLRADGDSLLLKPGEESVMREGMPPAVDRFDPDDVLAWRQGMHLFHQAGAAEVATLIHRFYDISVQLDKIPPGNKTFTGSINRYRPVAHFLEGLKYARFLDYYFDKDSILHLTPPVAGR, translated from the coding sequence ATGAAACCTGATAAAGAATATCTTATTCAACTGGTACTTTTTGAGATCTCCGGAAAAATCCGGGATGAGGAAAAGACAGAATTGCACCGGATCATTGCCAGCGATAACGGGGCAAAGCGGCTGTATAATGAGTTATACGCCGATTATGGGACTTCTTCAGATTACAACTGGGGAGCAGGGGAGGTATGGAATAATATTCACCGGAAACAACGCAAGCGGTTGACTGGTATCTGCATATCCGGCATCGCGGCTATCGCTATTATATTTGCCGGGATCCGGTTTATGAAGCCTGTTCCCAAAATACAGCCGGTAGCAGGTAACAGTAAACATATTCAGTTACAGCTCTCAGGCGGACAACTCATAGATCTCAGCCAGCAACAAGGCCAGGTGGCAGCCGGCGGTACGGTACTGCAGAACAACCGCCAACAACTGCATTTTGATGCCGCAGGCTCCGGCGCGCCCGAATACGCCACACTTACCGTTCCCGCTGGCAAGGAATATACCGTTCATCTGCCGGATGGTTCCGATATTCAGCTCAACGCTGAAACCCGGCTGATGTTCCCCATGACTTTCAGCGGAGATACCAGGGATATCACCATTCACGGGGAAGCCTATCTGAAAATCGCCCGGATACCGGAAAAGCCTTTCGTAGTACATCTCCCGGGTACTACCGTACAGGTAATAGGAACAGAGTTTAATGTTAACACGTACACCGACAAACAAGTTAAAGTGTCGCTGGTGAAAGGAGCCGTTAAACTCAGGGCCGATGGAGATTCTCTGCTGCTGAAACCAGGTGAGGAATCAGTAATGAGAGAGGGCATGCCGCCAGCTGTGGACCGCTTCGATCCGGATGATGTACTGGCATGGCGGCAGGGAATGCACCTCTTTCATCAGGCAGGCGCCGCGGAAGTTGCTACGTTGATACACCGTTTTTATGATATCTCTGTACAACTTGATAAAATACCTCCCGGAAATAAAACTTTCACCGGCTCTATTAACAGGTACAGGCCGGTAGCTCATTTCCTCGAGGGATTAAAGTACGCGAGATTCCTTGATTATTACTTCGATAAAGATAGTATCCTGCATCTAACTCCGCCTGTCGCCGGCAGGTAG
- a CDS encoding cellulase family glycosylhydrolase yields the protein MKKIIFLLLLSSAALAQSRWPAEKAANWYSRQPWITGANFIPSTAVNQLEMWQAETFDTATINRELGYAAGIGFNTMRVYLHHVAWQEDSAGFKNRIQQYLQLADGHGIKTIFVFFDDCWRDQYAPGPQPAPVPGVHNSRWLKDPGSYIDRQPALMDTLEWYVKDILLTFQHDNRIRFWDLYNEPGHFGHGDKSWPLLRNVVSWARTIQPDQPISIGLWNSEFSAFNKYQLENSDVITFHNYRDTTSLMAAIDTLKQQGRPVICTEYMKRPNNSIFSTHLPIFKRNGVGAINWGLVAGKTQTNYPQGNKGGEPEPPVWYHDIFRTNGEPFSEEEAEMIKRMTNSL from the coding sequence ATGAAGAAAATTATTTTCCTGTTGTTACTTAGTTCGGCCGCTCTTGCACAGTCACGCTGGCCCGCGGAGAAAGCTGCCAACTGGTATAGTCGTCAACCCTGGATAACCGGTGCCAATTTTATCCCCTCCACCGCCGTGAATCAGCTGGAAATGTGGCAGGCCGAAACTTTTGATACGGCTACTATTAATCGCGAGCTGGGGTATGCAGCCGGCATCGGTTTCAATACCATGCGGGTATACCTGCATCATGTTGCCTGGCAGGAAGATTCCGCCGGCTTTAAAAACAGGATACAACAATACTTGCAGCTGGCAGATGGCCATGGTATTAAAACCATCTTTGTATTCTTCGACGATTGCTGGCGCGATCAATACGCTCCCGGCCCCCAGCCGGCGCCGGTTCCGGGGGTGCATAACAGCCGCTGGCTAAAAGATCCCGGAAGTTATATCGATCGTCAGCCCGCCCTGATGGATACCCTGGAATGGTATGTAAAAGACATTCTCCTGACTTTCCAGCACGATAATCGCATCCGTTTCTGGGATCTCTACAACGAGCCCGGTCACTTCGGGCATGGCGATAAAAGCTGGCCCCTGCTTCGCAATGTAGTCAGCTGGGCCCGTACGATACAACCGGATCAGCCCATCAGCATCGGCCTTTGGAATAGTGAATTCAGTGCATTCAACAAATACCAGCTCGAAAACTCCGATGTCATTACTTTCCACAACTACCGCGATACTACCTCCCTGATGGCGGCCATCGACACCCTCAAACAGCAGGGGCGCCCTGTCATCTGTACGGAATATATGAAACGCCCCAATAACAGCATCTTCTCAACTCATCTGCCTATCTTCAAAAGAAATGGTGTGGGCGCTATTAACTGGGGACTGGTAGCCGGTAAAACCCAAACCAATTATCCGCAGGGCAACAAGGGAGGTGAACCTGAACCGCCGGTTTGGTACCACGATATTTTCCGCACTAACGGAGAACCGTTCAGTGAAGAAGAAGCAGAGATGATAAAGAGAATGACGAATAGCCTTTAG
- a CDS encoding thioredoxin fold domain-containing protein produces the protein MKRILFLSFLLPAMAFAQDKGIHFEHGTSWADVQAKAKAENKYIFVDCFTTWCGPCKMMSNTIFPQEKVGDYMNSKFVSVKVQMDQTSKDNDDVKNWYATAKQIEKDYSIRAYPTFLVFAPDGHVVDRQVGGADADGFIKRCEASLDPANQYYTQLDRYKKGQQDTAFLRQLALLALTKYDQENASEVAKLYISKQKNLYTPGNLDLLSKFTSKSTDPGFDVFLHNAARVDKVLGAGKAEAKVMEVAANEDVYPQLMKNGQGAPDWDGVEKTVKAKYPSIAEELMLKVKVQYYSYIKDADKAVANIVAYMKKYGHKASSQELNEYAWTIFEKCNDKACIEQALEWSKRSFKEQEVPAYMDTYANLLYKSGKKTDALAWEEKALNKANDTEKKNYQDTLEKMKKGEM, from the coding sequence ATGAAAAGAATCCTTTTTCTGTCCTTCCTGTTACCAGCAATGGCTTTTGCACAGGACAAAGGTATCCACTTTGAACATGGAACAAGCTGGGCTGACGTACAAGCCAAAGCAAAAGCTGAAAACAAGTACATCTTCGTAGATTGTTTCACCACCTGGTGTGGGCCATGTAAGATGATGTCGAACACCATTTTTCCGCAGGAAAAAGTGGGCGATTACATGAACAGCAAGTTCGTCAGCGTAAAAGTGCAGATGGACCAAACCAGCAAAGATAACGACGACGTCAAAAACTGGTATGCTACTGCCAAGCAGATTGAAAAGGATTACAGCATCCGTGCTTATCCTACCTTCCTGGTATTTGCGCCGGACGGCCATGTGGTAGACCGTCAGGTCGGTGGCGCTGATGCCGACGGGTTCATTAAAAGATGTGAAGCATCACTGGACCCTGCCAATCAGTACTACACACAACTGGATCGTTACAAAAAAGGTCAGCAGGATACCGCATTCCTGCGTCAGCTGGCATTATTAGCGCTTACCAAATACGACCAGGAAAATGCCAGCGAAGTTGCCAAACTGTATATCAGCAAACAAAAAAATCTTTACACACCCGGTAATCTGGATCTCTTGTCTAAGTTCACCAGCAAGAGCACAGATCCCGGCTTTGATGTATTCCTGCACAACGCGGCGAGGGTAGACAAAGTACTGGGTGCAGGAAAAGCGGAAGCAAAAGTAATGGAAGTTGCTGCTAACGAAGACGTATATCCGCAGTTGATGAAGAACGGACAAGGCGCGCCAGACTGGGATGGGGTTGAAAAAACGGTGAAGGCCAAATATCCGTCCATTGCGGAAGAGCTGATGCTGAAAGTAAAAGTGCAGTATTACAGCTACATCAAAGATGCCGACAAAGCGGTGGCTAACATTGTTGCCTATATGAAAAAATACGGTCACAAAGCCAGCTCGCAAGAACTGAATGAATATGCATGGACCATCTTCGAAAAATGCAACGATAAAGCCTGCATAGAGCAAGCCCTGGAATGGAGCAAACGTTCTTTCAAAGAACAGGAAGTTCCTGCTTACATGGATACTTACGCCAACCTGCTTTATAAATCCGGTAAAAAAACGGACGCTTTAGCCTGGGAAGAAAAAGCCCTTAACAAGGCCAACGACACTGAAAAGAAAAATTACCAGGATACTTTGGAAAAGATGAAGAAGGGAGAGATGTGA